A region of Cardinium endosymbiont of Sogatella furcifera DNA encodes the following proteins:
- a CDS encoding sodium:solute symporter family transporter: MGVLNLPLLMVATFLLLTLGIGLCFTKISTSFREYALGDQTWHTAPLMGTLLTLIYGGGRLMVGVEQVHNFGLAWVFFILFTSFLPHWVISWLALRMTPFMRNLSMSESIGRVYGTYPRIITGLANICFAIATIAIQINVMSRSISMCIDVEHSRMITSLVILVLFIYSRIGGMRIITFIDIAQTFVFFLIIPFLAFSIFEATGRPDVLSFLRTQESFQFHTLFQFEPNQLAIFTLFLSSLVSSINPPIIQRIYMSADCFQAGMVFFFTGCLSLFIALFIILLGLYTFVAAPHLSVAEVWHYIIAHISPVCKGFVVIGLLAMAMSTADTYLNSCAVMFSNDIASSMMAKKSFPYPIQLRLAKVIALFIGIITVLFSLYCSDLFALLKFRFDCFIPIVIAPFILAVLGFRGGSSTALMGMAAGTVTILAWNRWVEPATAMNGSFIAMVVNGLVMRVVHYVSLKLKT; encoded by the coding sequence ATGGGTGTTTTAAATCTACCTCTGTTGATGGTAGCGACTTTTTTGTTATTAACCTTGGGTATAGGGCTATGTTTTACGAAGATCTCTACTTCATTTCGGGAATATGCTTTAGGGGATCAAACGTGGCATACGGCACCTTTGATGGGTACATTATTGACGCTTATCTATGGAGGAGGGAGGTTAATGGTTGGCGTAGAGCAGGTACATAATTTTGGACTTGCTTGGGTCTTTTTTATACTTTTTACTAGTTTTTTGCCACATTGGGTAATCAGCTGGTTGGCATTACGTATGACACCATTTATGCGTAACCTCTCTATGTCAGAGAGTATAGGCCGTGTGTATGGTACCTATCCGAGAATAATTACTGGGTTAGCTAATATTTGTTTTGCCATTGCTACCATTGCTATTCAAATCAATGTAATGTCTCGGTCCATCAGTATGTGTATAGATGTCGAGCATTCGCGTATGATCACCAGTTTGGTTATCTTGGTTTTGTTTATCTATTCCCGTATTGGCGGCATGCGTATTATTACTTTTATAGATATCGCACAAACCTTTGTCTTTTTTCTGATTATTCCCTTTCTTGCTTTCTCGATATTTGAGGCAACGGGTAGACCTGACGTGCTCTCTTTTTTGCGCACGCAAGAAAGTTTTCAGTTTCATACGTTGTTTCAATTTGAACCCAACCAATTGGCCATTTTTACCCTCTTCCTCTCTAGTCTGGTGTCCAGTATCAATCCTCCGATTATACAGAGAATTTATATGTCTGCCGATTGCTTTCAAGCCGGTATGGTTTTCTTTTTCACCGGTTGTTTGAGTCTGTTTATCGCTTTATTTATCATATTGCTGGGTCTATATACTTTTGTCGCTGCACCGCATCTATCAGTGGCAGAGGTTTGGCACTATATCATAGCTCATATTTCACCTGTTTGTAAAGGTTTTGTGGTTATAGGCTTGCTGGCTATGGCTATGTCTACAGCTGATACTTACTTAAATAGTTGTGCTGTTATGTTTAGTAATGATATAGCAAGCAGTATGATGGCTAAAAAGTCATTTCCCTACCCTATTCAGCTTAGGTTAGCTAAGGTAATTGCACTTTTTATAGGCATTATTACGGTGCTATTCAGTTTGTATTGTAGTGATCTATTTGCCTTATTGAAGTTTCGTTTTGATTGTTTTATTCCTATCGTAATTGCTCCTTTTATCTTAGCTGTTTTGGGGTTTAGGGGTGGTTCATCTACTGCTTTGATGGGCATGGCTGCAGGCACCGTGACCATTTTGGCTTGGAATAGGTGGGTTGAGCCAGCTACAGCTATGAATGGTTCTTTTATAGCTATGGTAGTTAATGGGCTTGTTATGAGGGTTGTACATTATGTGTCTCTTAAACTAAAAACATAA
- a CDS encoding glutathione peroxidase, with the protein MHTNTAKDFSFTLLDGTLFKFSNQDVLVVNTASQCGFARQFNALQELHDRYHAQGFTVLGVSSQSFRKQEFDQPCEIAAAIKNKCNRVTFPITQLAAVRGKSIHPFYAWAATQVSLLGRPKWNFHKYLIGKDGRCITWFSSVTDPLAPNVIDAVEAALANQ; encoded by the coding sequence ATGCATACGAATACCGCTAAAGATTTTTCTTTTACCTTATTAGATGGCACTTTATTTAAGTTTTCTAATCAAGATGTTTTGGTAGTCAATACGGCTTCACAGTGTGGATTTGCCCGTCAGTTTAATGCATTACAGGAACTACATGATCGTTATCATGCCCAAGGCTTTACCGTGCTTGGGGTATCCTCCCAAAGCTTTCGTAAGCAAGAATTTGATCAGCCTTGTGAGATAGCTGCTGCTATAAAAAATAAATGTAATAGGGTTACTTTTCCTATTACGCAGCTAGCAGCTGTTCGTGGAAAATCCATTCATCCATTTTATGCATGGGCTGCTACCCAAGTCTCTTTATTGGGGCGCCCAAAGTGGAACTTCCATAAGTATTTGATAGGTAAAGATGGCAGGTGCATCACATGGTTTTCTTCCGTAACTGATCCTTTAGCTCCAAACGTCATAGACGCAGTAGAAGCGGCACTAGCCAACCAGTAG